Proteins encoded in a region of the Botrytis cinerea B05.10 chromosome 11, complete sequence genome:
- the Bcnpl6 gene encoding Bcnpl6: MGRRPGRAAAKNAAAALKNTPQTYDDPEDDSIIDAPPSDPGTPPENDEDENEEEEEAIESEAEEEVVPATPVPETTIRRKRLGRPPKIKPPGWDLDDGTTSEAPTPSRGRGRGRGFRGGGRGARRGGPSHVTQQPVDKEGNMMDVVNDEVELPEDAEGEKKVDKLGYLQDGREYRCRTFTVHGRGKRLYMLSTEPARCVGFRDSYLFFAKHKRLFKIIIDEEEKRDMIERELIPHSYKGRAIGIVTARSVFREFGAQIIVGGKRVTDDYEVTKAREEGVEEGSLADPNDAFKDGEAYNKNQYVAWHGASSVYHSGQPTVPQQTGKMIDGKKRKIMVNDVNWMLEHAREASRFNSAISAARRQNLNGIYDPHTNIMQYPRTMQPTHARWEQINDNDPQSPPADSSTLFPPVKPFFSRNLMIVDTYMESSPSTHYGVPGPDGAGWDLSAGGNSNGSAGGNLIGMDGLSGVSEDVLDVLPEDCRRAFEEAREREREWKGKWGSEVVDGGRRSVKVDKGLIL; the protein is encoded by the exons ATGGGTAGACGACCGGGTAGAGCTGCTGCTAAAAATGCCGCTGCTGCATTGA AAAATACACCACAAACGTACGATGACCCCGAAGATGATTCCATAATTGATGCACCGCCATCTGATCCCGGTACCCCTCCCGAaaatgacgaagatgaaaatgaagaggaggaagaagccATCGAATctgaagcagaagaagaagttgttcCAGCCACCCCCGTTCCAGAAACTACCATTCGTAGGAAGCGTCTAGGTAGACCTCCCAAGATCAAACCTCCAGGatgggatttggatgatgGAACTACTTCCGAAGCACCTACACCAAGTCGAGGAAGAggtagaggaagaggatttAGAGGTGGTGGACGAGGGGCTAGAAGAGGCGGTCCTAGTCATGTTACACAACAACCAGTTGATAAAGAGGGAAACATGATGGACGTTGTGAATGACGAAGTGGAACTACCTGAGGATGcggaaggagagaaaaaggTTGATAAGCTTGGTTATCTACAAGATGGTCGGGAATATCGTTGCAGGACTTTTACGGTTCACGGAAGGGGAAAGAGGCTTTATATGTTATCCACCGAACCGGCACGTTGTGTAGGATTCAGAGATAGTTATCTTTTCTTCGCGAAGCACAAGAGGTTGTTtaagattattattgatgaggaggagaagagggacATGATCGAACGAGAACTTATTCCACATTCTTACAAGGGAAGAGCTATTGGAATTGTTACGGCGAGATCAGTTTTCCGCGAATTCGGCGCTCAAATTATTGTTGGAGGCAAGAGAGTCACAGACGATTATGAGGTTACAAAAGCAAGGGAAGAGGGAGTTGAAGAAGGTTCTTTGGCTGATCCAAACGATGCATTTAAGGATGGAGAAGCATAcaacaaaaatcaatacGTCGCATGGCATGGAGCAAGTTCGGTGTATCATTCTGGCCAACCCACTGTCCCACAACAAACCGGAAAGATGATTGATggcaagaagaggaagattatGGTTAATGATGTTAATTGGATGTTGGAGCATGCTCGAGAAGCTAG TCGATTCAACTCCGCGATCTCAGCAGCTCGTCGTCAAAACCTGAACGGTATCTACGATCCCCACACAAATATCATGCAATACCCTAGAACCATGCAACCGACTCATGCTCGCTGGGAACAAATAAACGACAACGATCCACAATCCCCGCCTGCAGATTCATCAACACTCTTCCCGCCAGTCAAACCATTCTTTTCTAGAAATCTTATGATAGTAGATACATACATGGAGTCTTCACCATCAACACATTACGGCGTCCCAGGTCCAGATGGTGCGGGCTGGGATCTGAGTGCGGGCGGAAATTCAAATGGAAGTGCGGGAGGCAATTTAATTGGTATGGATGGCTTAAGTGGAGTCAGTGAAGATGTACTTGACGTTTTACCCGAAGATTGTAGGAGGGCTTTTGAGGAAGcaagagagagggagagggaatgGAAGGGAAAATGGGGGTCGGAGGTTGTAgatggaggaaggagaagtgTCAAAGTTGACAAAGGATTGATTTTGTGA
- the BPK2 gene encoding BPK2, whose amino-acid sequence MAGAEQDLLRQATQAMMARDEDGDHIDSDTPRSGVATPQPDPSDKRTPGILHSFYGQSIPSTPTRALSNQTSKSDQSVMSTNSEHVAQNGKSGASERPAVTPRTDSSMGGTVVPPKGKLTVKINEARGLRRSVDPYVVAVFQRNELVSKGPQSEEDDEDDGNSHSPGGIPIGGIPIGGIPITRSGSDSGRSMAIPMKSRQSSNTSLSEYRDFKNKGRKMFTHPKWDAEAVFDVVGSDTRVNITIYDRAQQAEEFLGHVDLQANLVENVDAPVSGWFQLRGKDMTSNAGNVGEVHVEISFQRTEKRHYGPDDFQILKLIGKGTFGQVYQVRKKDTKRIYAMKVLQKKVIVQKKEVAHTVGERNILVRTATADSPFIVGLKFSFQTPTDLYLVTDYMSGGELFWHLQKEGRFDEQRAKFYIAELILALEHLHKHDIVYRDLKPENILLDANGHIALCDFGLSKANLTKNATTNTFCGTTEYLAPEVLLDEAGYTKMVDFWSLGVLVFEMCCGWSPFYAEDTQQMYKNIAFGKVRFPRDTLTTEGRNFVKGLLNRNPKHRLGATDDAEELKRHPFFQDIDWDALTKKLITPPFKPKLKSETDTSNFDPEFTNALNGASSLNARAAALAAGMATSTPLSPGMQANFKGFTFVDESSIEENMKDRIKDEYEDRMDQDNNDPERDWEDPFDIPDKSRMDRMSGVVRNHNEDERMFNGDDFH is encoded by the exons ATGGCAGGAGCGGAACAAGACTTGCTTAGGCAAGCTACACAAGCAATGATGGCAAG agatgaagatggtgacCATATCGATTCCGATACTCCCCGCTCTGGTGTCGCGACCCCACAGCCAGATCCTTCAGACAAGCGAACTCCTGGTATATTGCATAGCTTTTATGGACAG AGCATACCATCAACACCCACTCGAGCTTTGTCGAATCAAACCTCGAAGTCAGATCAAAGTGTTATGAGCACAAATTCTGAACATGTCGCACAAAATGGCAAATCCGGCGCGAGCGAGCGACCGGCTGTTACTCCTCGTACCGACAGTAGTATGGGAGGAACAGTGGTACCACCAAAGGGCAAACTTACTGTGAAGATCAATGAAGCCAGAGGATTGAGAAGGAGCGTGGATCCTTACGTTGTAGCCGTTTTCCAACGAAACGAGCTGGTATCAAAAGGACCACAGTCAGAAGaggacgatgaggatgatggcAATTCACACAGCCCCGGCGGTATCCCAATTGGCGGCATTCCGATTGGTGGCATCCCGATTACGCGAAGTGGAAGTGACTCTGGTCGTTCCATGGCAATTCCTATGAAAAGTAGGCAAAGCAGCAACACTAGTTTGTCGGAATACAGAGATTTCAAGAACAAGGGTCGAAAAATGTTTACCCACCCTAAATGGGATGCTGAAGCTGTCTT TGATGTTGTTGGCTCAGATACACGAGTCAATATAACCATTTACGACCGAGCTCAACAAGCAGAAGAATTTTTGGGTCATGTTGATCTCCAAGCCAATCTTGTTGAGAATGTTGATGCTCCAGTTTCCGGCTGGTTTCAACTTCGTGGCAAAGATATGACATCGAATGCAGGGAATGTAGGTGAGGTTCACGTCGAGATTTCCTTCCAGCGCACAGAGAAGAGACATTATGGACCAGATGATTTCCAGATTTTGAAGCTTATCGGAAAGGGTACATTTGGCCAAGTCTACCAAGTAAGGAAGAAGGATACAAAACGAATTTACGCCATGAAAGTTCTTCAAAAGAAGGTCATtgttcaaaagaaagaggttGCTCACACCGTTGGCGAGAGAAACATTCTAGTTCGAACAGCTACAGCCGATTCTCCATTCATTGTTGGTCTTAAGTTCTCCTTTCAGACACCGACAGATCTATATCTTGTTACAGACTATATGTCTGGAGGCGAATTGTTCTGGCATTTGCAAAAGGAGGGAAGATTTGATGAGCAACGTGCCAAATTTTACATCGCGGAACTCATCTTAGCACTTGAACATCTTCACAAACATGATATCGTCTACCGGGATTTGAAACCAGAGAACATTTTGTTGGACGCAAATGGACACATTGCTTTGTGTGACTTTGGTCTATCAAAAGCGAACCTCACAAAGAATGCCACAACTAACACATTCTGTGGTACTACCGAGTACCTTGCACCCGAAGTTCTTTTAGATGAAGCTGGATATACCAAGATGGTTGACTTCTGGTCTCTAGGAGTCTTGGTGTTCGAGATGTGTTGTGGATGGAGTCCATTCTATGCCGAGGATACACAACAAATGTATAAAAATATCGCTTTTGGTAAAGTTAGATTTCCAAGAGATACTTTGACTACCGAGGGCCGAAATTTCGTCAAAGGATTACTCAACAGAAATCCTAAACATCGTCTTGGAGCTACAGATGATGCTGAAGAGCTAAAGAGACATCCTTTCTTCCAGGACATTGATTGGGATGCTCTCACCAAGAAGCTTATCACTCCTCCTTTCAAGCCAAAGTTGAAGTCAGAGACGGATACATCCAATTTTGATCCAGAATTCACCAATGCCTTGAATGGTGCATCATCACTCAATGCACGTGCAGCTGCTCTTGCTGCAGGCATGGCAACATCAACACCACTATCCCCAGGCATGCAAGCAAACTTTAAAGGCTTTACCTTTGTTGATGAAAGCTCGATCGAAGAAAATATGAAGGATAGAATCAAAGATGAATACGAGGATCGAATGGATCAAGACAACAATGATCCAGAACGTGATTGGGAAGACCCATTTGATATTCCCGATAAATCACGCATGGATCGAATGAGTGGTGTAGTGAGGAATCACAATGAAGATGAACGAATGTTCAATGGTGATGACTTCCATTGA
- the BPK2 gene encoding BPK2, with translation MAGAEQDLLRQATQAMMARDEDGDHIDSDTPRSGVATPQPDPSDKRTPGILHSFYGQVGLGSSSSQNSAKHISRTSQNPNTSALEGHYTSPRQRFEAEGALLKATPSSLDERRIDGGVEKENSLLPPHELLGSSQISKQQYPYPTPPVSHPSSLHKVKLSDASFEDIGNNVQKTAAPTDRDCISESIPSHARRASSMTPLSNIVTPSNVHAAHFSNPSDTPSEHKLSTPPLSRLNSEFHKSPSYDRLKKLTCDGLKSIPSTPTRALSNQTSKSDQSVMSTNSEHVAQNGKSGASERPAVTPRTDSSMGGTVVPPKGKLTVKINEARGLRRSVDPYVVAVFQRNELVSKGPQSEEDDEDDGNSHSPGGIPIGGIPIGGIPITRSGSDSGRSMAIPMKSRQSSNTSLSEYRDFKNKGRKMFTHPKWDAEAVFDVVGSDTRVNITIYDRAQQAEEFLGHVDLQANLVENVDAPVSGWFQLRGKDMTSNAGNVGEVHVEISFQRTEKRHYGPDDFQILKLIGKGTFGQVYQVRKKDTKRIYAMKVLQKKVIVQKKEVAHTVGERNILVRTATADSPFIVGLKFSFQTPTDLYLVTDYMSGGELFWHLQKEGRFDEQRAKFYIAELILALEHLHKHDIVYRDLKPENILLDANGHIALCDFGLSKANLTKNATTNTFCGTTEYLAPEVLLDEAGYTKMVDFWSLGVLVFEMCCGWSPFYAEDTQQMYKNIAFGKVRFPRDTLTTEGRNFVKGLLNRNPKHRLGATDDAEELKRHPFFQDIDWDALTKKLITPPFKPKLKSETDTSNFDPEFTNALNGASSLNARAAALAAGMATSTPLSPGMQANFKGFTFVDESSIEENMKDRIKDEYEDRMDQDNNDPERDWEDPFDIPDKSRMDRMSGVVRNHNEDERMFNGDDFH, from the exons ATGGCAGGAGCGGAACAAGACTTGCTTAGGCAAGCTACACAAGCAATGATGGCAAG agatgaagatggtgacCATATCGATTCCGATACTCCCCGCTCTGGTGTCGCGACCCCACAGCCAGATCCTTCAGACAAGCGAACTCCTGGTATATTGCATAGCTTTTATGGACAGGTTGGTTTAGGTTCTTCCTCAAGTCAAAATTCTGCGAAACATATATCACGTACATCACAAAACCCTAACACAAGTGCCCTTGAGGGTCACTACACTTCCCCACGACAGAGATTTGAAGCAGAGGGTGCATTGTTGAAAGCCACTCCAAGTTCACTGGATGAACGCAGGATTGATGGCGGAGTAGAGAAAGAAAACTCACTGCTTCCACCACATGAACTTTTGGGTAGTTCTCAAATCTCTAAGCAACAATATCCTTATCCGACACCACCTGTTTCACATCCGTCCTCACTACATAAGGTGAAATTGAGTGATGCgagttttgaagatattggcaATAATGTACAGAAAACGGCAGCTCCTACAGATCGAGATTGTATTTCGGAATCAATTCCGTCACATGCAAGAAGAGCTTCGTCTATGACACCATTGTCAAACATTGTCACTCCATCAAATGTTCATGCTGCACATTTTTCAAATCCCAGCGATACCCCTTCCGAGCACAAACTTAGCACTCCTCCATTATCCCGATTGAATTCTGAATTCCACAAGTCACCGTCTTATGATCGACTCAAGAAGCTAACTTGTGATGGATTAAAGAGCATACCATCAACACCCACTCGAGCTTTGTCGAATCAAACCTCGAAGTCAGATCAAAGTGTTATGAGCACAAATTCTGAACATGTCGCACAAAATGGCAAATCCGGCGCGAGCGAGCGACCGGCTGTTACTCCTCGTACCGACAGTAGTATGGGAGGAACAGTGGTACCACCAAAGGGCAAACTTACTGTGAAGATCAATGAAGCCAGAGGATTGAGAAGGAGCGTGGATCCTTACGTTGTAGCCGTTTTCCAACGAAACGAGCTGGTATCAAAAGGACCACAGTCAGAAGaggacgatgaggatgatggcAATTCACACAGCCCCGGCGGTATCCCAATTGGCGGCATTCCGATTGGTGGCATCCCGATTACGCGAAGTGGAAGTGACTCTGGTCGTTCCATGGCAATTCCTATGAAAAGTAGGCAAAGCAGCAACACTAGTTTGTCGGAATACAGAGATTTCAAGAACAAGGGTCGAAAAATGTTTACCCACCCTAAATGGGATGCTGAAGCTGTCTT TGATGTTGTTGGCTCAGATACACGAGTCAATATAACCATTTACGACCGAGCTCAACAAGCAGAAGAATTTTTGGGTCATGTTGATCTCCAAGCCAATCTTGTTGAGAATGTTGATGCTCCAGTTTCCGGCTGGTTTCAACTTCGTGGCAAAGATATGACATCGAATGCAGGGAATGTAGGTGAGGTTCACGTCGAGATTTCCTTCCAGCGCACAGAGAAGAGACATTATGGACCAGATGATTTCCAGATTTTGAAGCTTATCGGAAAGGGTACATTTGGCCAAGTCTACCAAGTAAGGAAGAAGGATACAAAACGAATTTACGCCATGAAAGTTCTTCAAAAGAAGGTCATtgttcaaaagaaagaggttGCTCACACCGTTGGCGAGAGAAACATTCTAGTTCGAACAGCTACAGCCGATTCTCCATTCATTGTTGGTCTTAAGTTCTCCTTTCAGACACCGACAGATCTATATCTTGTTACAGACTATATGTCTGGAGGCGAATTGTTCTGGCATTTGCAAAAGGAGGGAAGATTTGATGAGCAACGTGCCAAATTTTACATCGCGGAACTCATCTTAGCACTTGAACATCTTCACAAACATGATATCGTCTACCGGGATTTGAAACCAGAGAACATTTTGTTGGACGCAAATGGACACATTGCTTTGTGTGACTTTGGTCTATCAAAAGCGAACCTCACAAAGAATGCCACAACTAACACATTCTGTGGTACTACCGAGTACCTTGCACCCGAAGTTCTTTTAGATGAAGCTGGATATACCAAGATGGTTGACTTCTGGTCTCTAGGAGTCTTGGTGTTCGAGATGTGTTGTGGATGGAGTCCATTCTATGCCGAGGATACACAACAAATGTATAAAAATATCGCTTTTGGTAAAGTTAGATTTCCAAGAGATACTTTGACTACCGAGGGCCGAAATTTCGTCAAAGGATTACTCAACAGAAATCCTAAACATCGTCTTGGAGCTACAGATGATGCTGAAGAGCTAAAGAGACATCCTTTCTTCCAGGACATTGATTGGGATGCTCTCACCAAGAAGCTTATCACTCCTCCTTTCAAGCCAAAGTTGAAGTCAGAGACGGATACATCCAATTTTGATCCAGAATTCACCAATGCCTTGAATGGTGCATCATCACTCAATGCACGTGCAGCTGCTCTTGCTGCAGGCATGGCAACATCAACACCACTATCCCCAGGCATGCAAGCAAACTTTAAAGGCTTTACCTTTGTTGATGAAAGCTCGATCGAAGAAAATATGAAGGATAGAATCAAAGATGAATACGAGGATCGAATGGATCAAGACAACAATGATCCAGAACGTGATTGGGAAGACCCATTTGATATTCCCGATAAATCACGCATGGATCGAATGAGTGGTGTAGTGAGGAATCACAATGAAGATGAACGAATGTTCAATGGTGATGACTTCCATTGA
- the BPK2 gene encoding BPK2: MPSLHGLWSHINVTLANLTNNRDEDGDHIDSDTPRSGVATPQPDPSDKRTPGILHSFYGQSIPSTPTRALSNQTSKSDQSVMSTNSEHVAQNGKSGASERPAVTPRTDSSMGGTVVPPKGKLTVKINEARGLRRSVDPYVVAVFQRNELVSKGPQSEEDDEDDGNSHSPGGIPIGGIPIGGIPITRSGSDSGRSMAIPMKSRQSSNTSLSEYRDFKNKGRKMFTHPKWDAEAVFDVVGSDTRVNITIYDRAQQAEEFLGHVDLQANLVENVDAPVSGWFQLRGKDMTSNAGNVGEVHVEISFQRTEKRHYGPDDFQILKLIGKGTFGQVYQVRKKDTKRIYAMKVLQKKVIVQKKEVAHTVGERNILVRTATADSPFIVGLKFSFQTPTDLYLVTDYMSGGELFWHLQKEGRFDEQRAKFYIAELILALEHLHKHDIVYRDLKPENILLDANGHIALCDFGLSKANLTKNATTNTFCGTTEYLAPEVLLDEAGYTKMVDFWSLGVLVFEMCCGWSPFYAEDTQQMYKNIAFGKVRFPRDTLTTEGRNFVKGLLNRNPKHRLGATDDAEELKRHPFFQDIDWDALTKKLITPPFKPKLKSETDTSNFDPEFTNALNGASSLNARAAALAAGMATSTPLSPGMQANFKGFTFVDESSIEENMKDRIKDEYEDRMDQDNNDPERDWEDPFDIPDKSRMDRMSGVVRNHNEDERMFNGDDFH, encoded by the exons ATGCCTTCACTCCATGGTCTTTGGTCGCATATTAATGTTACTTTGGCTAATTTGACAAACAacagagatgaagatggtgacCATATCGATTCCGATACTCCCCGCTCTGGTGTCGCGACCCCACAGCCAGATCCTTCAGACAAGCGAACTCCTGGTATATTGCATAGCTTTTATGGACAG AGCATACCATCAACACCCACTCGAGCTTTGTCGAATCAAACCTCGAAGTCAGATCAAAGTGTTATGAGCACAAATTCTGAACATGTCGCACAAAATGGCAAATCCGGCGCGAGCGAGCGACCGGCTGTTACTCCTCGTACCGACAGTAGTATGGGAGGAACAGTGGTACCACCAAAGGGCAAACTTACTGTGAAGATCAATGAAGCCAGAGGATTGAGAAGGAGCGTGGATCCTTACGTTGTAGCCGTTTTCCAACGAAACGAGCTGGTATCAAAAGGACCACAGTCAGAAGaggacgatgaggatgatggcAATTCACACAGCCCCGGCGGTATCCCAATTGGCGGCATTCCGATTGGTGGCATCCCGATTACGCGAAGTGGAAGTGACTCTGGTCGTTCCATGGCAATTCCTATGAAAAGTAGGCAAAGCAGCAACACTAGTTTGTCGGAATACAGAGATTTCAAGAACAAGGGTCGAAAAATGTTTACCCACCCTAAATGGGATGCTGAAGCTGTCTT TGATGTTGTTGGCTCAGATACACGAGTCAATATAACCATTTACGACCGAGCTCAACAAGCAGAAGAATTTTTGGGTCATGTTGATCTCCAAGCCAATCTTGTTGAGAATGTTGATGCTCCAGTTTCCGGCTGGTTTCAACTTCGTGGCAAAGATATGACATCGAATGCAGGGAATGTAGGTGAGGTTCACGTCGAGATTTCCTTCCAGCGCACAGAGAAGAGACATTATGGACCAGATGATTTCCAGATTTTGAAGCTTATCGGAAAGGGTACATTTGGCCAAGTCTACCAAGTAAGGAAGAAGGATACAAAACGAATTTACGCCATGAAAGTTCTTCAAAAGAAGGTCATtgttcaaaagaaagaggttGCTCACACCGTTGGCGAGAGAAACATTCTAGTTCGAACAGCTACAGCCGATTCTCCATTCATTGTTGGTCTTAAGTTCTCCTTTCAGACACCGACAGATCTATATCTTGTTACAGACTATATGTCTGGAGGCGAATTGTTCTGGCATTTGCAAAAGGAGGGAAGATTTGATGAGCAACGTGCCAAATTTTACATCGCGGAACTCATCTTAGCACTTGAACATCTTCACAAACATGATATCGTCTACCGGGATTTGAAACCAGAGAACATTTTGTTGGACGCAAATGGACACATTGCTTTGTGTGACTTTGGTCTATCAAAAGCGAACCTCACAAAGAATGCCACAACTAACACATTCTGTGGTACTACCGAGTACCTTGCACCCGAAGTTCTTTTAGATGAAGCTGGATATACCAAGATGGTTGACTTCTGGTCTCTAGGAGTCTTGGTGTTCGAGATGTGTTGTGGATGGAGTCCATTCTATGCCGAGGATACACAACAAATGTATAAAAATATCGCTTTTGGTAAAGTTAGATTTCCAAGAGATACTTTGACTACCGAGGGCCGAAATTTCGTCAAAGGATTACTCAACAGAAATCCTAAACATCGTCTTGGAGCTACAGATGATGCTGAAGAGCTAAAGAGACATCCTTTCTTCCAGGACATTGATTGGGATGCTCTCACCAAGAAGCTTATCACTCCTCCTTTCAAGCCAAAGTTGAAGTCAGAGACGGATACATCCAATTTTGATCCAGAATTCACCAATGCCTTGAATGGTGCATCATCACTCAATGCACGTGCAGCTGCTCTTGCTGCAGGCATGGCAACATCAACACCACTATCCCCAGGCATGCAAGCAAACTTTAAAGGCTTTACCTTTGTTGATGAAAGCTCGATCGAAGAAAATATGAAGGATAGAATCAAAGATGAATACGAGGATCGAATGGATCAAGACAACAATGATCCAGAACGTGATTGGGAAGACCCATTTGATATTCCCGATAAATCACGCATGGATCGAATGAGTGGTGTAGTGAGGAATCACAATGAAGATGAACGAATGTTCAATGGTGATGACTTCCATTGA